A genomic stretch from Anopheles nili chromosome X, idAnoNiliSN_F5_01, whole genome shotgun sequence includes:
- the LOC128728979 gene encoding irregular chiasm C-roughest protein-like codes for MELAYPIFFLFLLLRAGASGAKQGVGSGERQIEQRFAMEPQDQTAIVGSRVTLPCRVVNKSGQLQWTKDDFGLGTHRNLSGFERYTMVGSDEEGDFSLDISPVMLDDDAKYQCQVGPGKGGTPGIRSRFAKLTVLVPPEAPKIVQGDFMVTTEDREIELECVSVGGKPAAEITWIDGLGNVLTKGIEYMKEPLRDARRYTAKSILKLTPKKEHHNTTFTCQAQNTADRTYRSVRLKLEVKYAPKVKIAVIGGALNGGRILEGTEVRLSCRADANPPDVTFRWFVGDELSDGNHASELLIANVSRKYHGTTVRCEVRNAVGRSDESETLDISYGPSFRTLPQSVETDPEATITLGCDVDGNPTPDVLWIHEPTDQVVSSAANVTLVVTPATAGRYYCKASVQGFPEVEADATVYLRGPPTISSPRQQYGAVHDSAQLECVALSIPKPRHVLWSFNGREINVSTEPSAAEYRTLDSPMPNGVRSTLVIHHCLREHFGRYNCTVVNDYGVDFLEIEFVSKEQNLLPVIVLGSLGGITFLIIVIVIGICLCSRRSKKKHLPPADVIPKYDVPGKDCGEHGGCGTGGGSSDHKIDRTDDRLESEHPRDTITTNIALNVRSTTATPVGAGAISSSLTALKSDTTDYSRYSGDFSDSLSHLQCQKSGPAGSGVTPGGNNNGYVPYVNYARDYSPPTQHLMQFKASSSSSSIGTALTGKPPMASTKPPNGQLPTGTMTLSRKRTPGPDGGLPSIQSSVSSIPNGLMNHPMLGCHIGLDTRFGANYGTLHGRGSNSPMQLPPPATANPAATPAPPPYSATRNQNCLLGLGLNPGPGGTSGSLASSGTNSGLMATGSSSPSSTQSGSLSLASSQLSQGPSIAGTGVTVSGVNSTAAQSQTQQQQPNSPPGQFILPSSSAIKPGVLATHV; via the exons ATGGAGCTGGCGTACCCGATCTTCTTcctgttcctgctgctgcgAGCTGGAGCGAGTGGGGCCAAGCAGGGTGTGGGGAGCGGGGAGCGACAGATCGAGCAGCGGTTCGCGATGGAACCGCAGGATCAGACGGCCATTGTTGGGTCGCGAGTGACGCTTCCGTGCCGGGTTGTCAATAAATCCGGCCAACTACAG TGGACTAAGGATGACTTCGGGCTCGGAACACACCGGAACCTGAGCGGGTTCGAGCGATACACAATGGTTGGGAGCGATGAGGAGGGCGACTTTTCGCTGGACATTTCACCGGTCATGCTGGACGATGACGCCAAGTATCAGTGTCAAGTTGGTCCCGGCAAAGGCG GCACGCCCGGGATTCGGTCAAGGTTCGCCAAGCTCACGGTGCTGGTACCTCCAGAAGCTCCCAAGATTGTACAGGGTGACTTCATGGTCACGACGGAGGATCGTGAGATAGAGCTGGAGTGCGTGTCGGTGGGAGGGAAACCGGCAGCAGAGATCACGTGGATTGATGGACTCGGCAACGTCCTAACGAAAGGCATCGAGTACATGAAGGAACCACTACGGGATGCGCGACGATACACCGCAAAGTCAATTCTGAAGTTGACCCCTAAGAAGGAACACCACAACACCACGTTCACCTGCCAGGCGCAGAATACGGCTGATCGGACATACAGGTCCGTTCGGTTGAAGCTGGAGGTGAAGTACGCACCGAAGGTAAAGATCGCTGTGATAGGAGGTGCGCTGAATGGAGGTCGCATTCTCGAGGGTACAGAGGTGCGACTTTCCTGTCGCGCGGATGCCAACCCACCAGACGTAACCTTCCGATGGTTCGTTGGTGATGAACTTTCCGACGGCAACCATGCATCTGAGCTG CTTATCGCCAATGTTTCGCGGAAATACCACGGCACTACGGTCAGGTGCGAGGTCCGCAACGCAGTAGGTCGCAGTGATGAAAGCGAGACACTTGACATCAGCTATGGACCGAGCTTCCGGACTTTGCCGCAGTCGGTTGAAACGGATCCTGAAGCGACCATCACCCTCGGTTGTGACGTCGACGGTAACCCAACTCCTGACGTCCTCTGGATCCACGAGCCCACAGATCAGGTCGTTTCAAGTGCGGCAAACGTGACACTAGTCGTGACACCAGCCACAGCCGGTCGGTACTACTGCAAAGCGAGCGTGCAGGGCTTTCCAGAGGTGGAAGCTGATGCCACGGTATACCTGCGAGGACCACCGACTATCAGTTCTCCTCGCCAGCAGTACGGTGCGGTGCATGACAGCGCTCAGCTCGAGTGTGTTGCCCTTTCAATCCCAAAACCGCGCCACGTCTTGTGGTCGTTTAATGGACGTGAGATTAACGTCAGTACAGAACCGAGTGCCGCAGAGTACCGAACATTGGACAGCCCGATGCCGAATGGAGTCCGCTCTACGCTCGTCATCCATCACTGCCTGCGGGAGCACTTTGGCCGGTACAACTGCACGGTTGTCAATGACTACGGTGTCGACTTCCTGGAGATAGAGTTCGTGTCCAAGG AACAAAATCTCTTACCGGTTATCGTTTTGGGCTCCCTCGGAGGGATCACGTTTTTAATCATTGTCATTGTAATTGGCATATGCTTGTGTAGTCGCCGTAGCAAAAAGAAGCACCTTCCACCCGCCGACGTCATCCCGAAG TATGACGTGCCAGGGAAGGATTGTGGTGAGCATGGTGGCTGTGGAACCGGTGGTGGCAGCAGCGACCATAAAATAGACCGAACTGACGATAGACTGGAGAGTGAACACCCACGggacaccatcaccaccaacatCGCGCTAAACGTGCGCTCGACTACTGCCACACCCGTCGGTGCTGGTGCCATCAGTTCGTCCTTGACTGCCCTCAAAAGCGACACAACCGATTACAG CCGTTACTCAGGCGATTTTTCGGACTCACTAAGCCACCTGCAGTGCCAGAAATCGGGCCCAGCCGGTAGCGGTGTGACGCCCGGTGGCAACAACAATGGCTACGTACCATACGTCAACTACGCTCGCGATTACAGCCCACCCACGCAACACCTGATGCAGTTTAAggcgagcagcagcagcagcagtatcgGCACCGCCCTAACCGGGAAACCTCCGATGGCGTCTACAAAACCCCCGAACGGGCAGCTTCCAACCGGCACGATGACGCTGTCCCGGAAGCGCACACCGGGCCCGGATGGTGGACTACCGAGCATCCAGAGCAGCGTGTCCTCCATCCCGAACGGGTTAATGA ATCATCCCATGCTAGGGTGCCATATCGGGCTGGACACAAGATTCGGTGCCAACTACGGCACGTTGCACGGTCGTGGAAGCAACAGCCCGATGCAGCTACCACCACCTGCGACGGCCAATCCAGCAGCCACACCAGCTCCACCACCGTACAGCGCCACTCGAAACCAAAACTGCTTACTCGGGCTCGGACTTAACCCCGGTCCAGGTGGAACATCCGGCAGCCTGGCGAGCAGTGGCACCAACTCCGGCTTGATGGCGACCGGTTCAAGCAGTCCCAGCTCGACGCAGTCtggttcgctctctctcgccaGCTCGCAACTCTCGCAAGGTCCTTCCATCGCGGGAACAGGAGTCACTGTATCGGGTGTCAACTCGACGGCAGCACAGTCACAgacgcaacaacagcaacccaaCAGCCCTCCGGGTCAATTTATTCTTCCATCGAGCAGCGCAATTAAACCGGGCGTACTGGCGACCCACGTGTAG